A window from Aerosakkonema funiforme FACHB-1375 encodes these proteins:
- a CDS encoding ATP-binding protein codes for MLDFLESFFAPSSFIPQVNCNFWKLDLVLLHVASDSLIALAYYSITIALFYFVQKRQDLPFYWIFLLFGALSVSGGNTHIMEILTLWYPIYWLSGFVKAFTAIISIYTAVLMLPLIPKALALPSTAEIEAANYKLEAEIFVRKHMEERLRSSQQMLQLVMDNIPQTVFWKDKNLVYLGCNHSFARMAGLANPEDIVGLTDYDLPWKPEETEFFRECDRRVMQTNTPEYHIIETIQQANGKQSWLDTHKIPLHDAEGNVVGILGMFEDITERRQAESALQQAKEELENRVEKRTAQLTYAIEQLQSEIAYRVEAEAALRQSQERLQEIATREALLNRLANQIRSSLDLNIILQTAVQEIRDLLQIDRCIFVWYRPDSSAFSSEVGVVGDRGGFWEFVQEARNLAFPSLIGYKVPVTAVSLLTERAFDKQITRVDNARDLTDPLERRFFFSVGYTALLALPIHTQSGEIGVVSCAHVSCYRPWRDSEVELLQAVADQIAIAIDQAALYKQSRTAAAVAQAQAQQLEQTVRELKHAQAQLVQSEKMSSLGQLVAGVAHEINNPVNFIYGNISHVNQYTSDLLSVVRLYEKYYPHPAPEIESELEAIDIDFVKEDLPKTLSSLKIGADRIRQIVLTLRNFSRLDEADMKAVDIHEGIDSTLLLLQNRLGSQVGVKEKGQIVYPAIQVIKQYAKLPLVVCYAGQLNQVFMNIILNAIDALQEGSSCALVGREKSALRPSQTKQPTIWITTEVSNSNQVIIRIGDNGPGMTEEVRQRVFDPFFTTKPVGSGTGLGMSIGYQIVVEKHGGQLTCISAPGQGTEFVIQIPIQK; via the coding sequence ATGCTGGACTTTTTGGAAAGCTTTTTTGCTCCAAGTTCGTTTATTCCACAGGTAAATTGTAACTTTTGGAAACTAGATTTGGTGTTACTCCATGTAGCATCAGATTCTCTAATTGCTCTAGCTTATTACTCTATTACCATCGCTCTATTTTACTTTGTACAGAAGCGACAAGACTTACCATTTTATTGGATATTTCTCTTATTTGGGGCTTTGAGCGTTTCTGGCGGAAATACTCACATTATGGAAATATTGACGCTGTGGTATCCAATTTATTGGTTATCCGGTTTTGTCAAAGCCTTTACTGCCATAATATCGATATACACAGCAGTGCTAATGCTACCTCTAATTCCCAAAGCATTAGCATTGCCAAGTACAGCAGAAATAGAAGCAGCTAACTACAAGTTAGAAGCAGAAATATTCGTCCGCAAGCATATGGAAGAACGGTTGCGTTCGTCGCAACAAATGCTCCAATTGGTGATGGACAATATTCCTCAAACTGTATTTTGGAAAGATAAAAACTTAGTTTATTTAGGTTGCAATCATAGCTTTGCACGAATGGCTGGTTTGGCAAATCCAGAAGATATCGTCGGTTTAACAGATTACGACTTACCGTGGAAGCCAGAAGAAACAGAGTTTTTCCGAGAGTGCGATCGCAGAGTGATGCAGACGAATACGCCAGAGTATCACATCATCGAAACTATACAGCAAGCTAATGGCAAGCAATCTTGGTTGGATACTCATAAAATTCCCCTCCACGATGCGGAAGGAAATGTGGTAGGCATTCTGGGTATGTTTGAAGATATTACAGAACGCCGACAAGCAGAGTCAGCGCTGCAACAAGCGAAAGAAGAACTGGAAAATCGTGTTGAGAAACGTACAGCGCAATTAACTTATGCGATCGAGCAATTGCAAAGTGAAATTGCCTATCGTGTGGAAGCAGAAGCGGCACTGCGCCAAAGTCAAGAGCGGTTACAAGAAATAGCAACTAGGGAAGCATTGCTCAACCGTCTTGCCAATCAAATTCGCAGTTCTCTAGACCTAAACATTATATTGCAAACTGCTGTGCAAGAGATTCGCGATTTACTGCAAATCGATCGCTGTATCTTTGTTTGGTATCGACCCGATTCCTCTGCTTTCTCCTCTGAGGTAGGCGTTGTAGGAGACAGAGGGGGGTTTTGGGAGTTTGTACAAGAAGCCAGGAATTTGGCTTTTCCTAGTTTGATCGGTTATAAGGTTCCTGTTACGGCAGTTAGTTTGTTAACAGAAAGAGCTTTTGATAAGCAAATAACTCGCGTAGATAATGCCAGAGATTTAACCGATCCTTTGGAGCGAAGGTTCTTTTTTAGTGTAGGTTATACGGCTTTGTTGGCATTGCCGATACACACTCAATCCGGTGAAATTGGTGTAGTTAGTTGCGCTCACGTTAGCTGTTATCGACCTTGGCGAGATAGCGAAGTGGAGTTGCTGCAAGCTGTTGCCGATCAAATTGCGATCGCGATCGATCAAGCAGCTCTTTATAAACAAAGCCGCACTGCTGCTGCTGTTGCCCAAGCTCAAGCACAGCAGTTAGAACAAACTGTGCGAGAACTCAAACACGCACAAGCACAACTCGTGCAAAGCGAAAAAATGTCTAGTTTGGGACAGCTCGTGGCTGGGGTCGCTCACGAAATTAACAATCCCGTTAATTTTATTTATGGCAATATCAGTCATGTCAATCAATATACTTCCGATTTACTTTCTGTGGTGCGACTCTACGAGAAATATTACCCCCATCCTGCGCCGGAAATTGAAAGCGAGTTGGAGGCAATTGACATTGATTTTGTCAAAGAAGACCTACCAAAAACTTTGTCTTCGCTGAAAATAGGAGCCGATCGCATCCGTCAGATTGTCCTTACTTTGCGGAATTTCTCGCGGCTAGATGAAGCCGATATGAAAGCGGTAGATATCCACGAGGGAATTGATAGCACTTTGCTGTTGCTACAAAACCGCTTGGGTTCCCAGGTGGGAGTCAAGGAAAAAGGGCAAATAGTTTATCCAGCTATTCAGGTTATCAAACAGTATGCCAAATTACCTCTAGTGGTGTGCTATGCCGGACAGCTTAACCAAGTGTTTATGAATATTATTCTCAATGCAATTGATGCTCTTCAAGAGGGTTCTAGTTGTGCTTTAGTTGGAAGGGAAAAATCCGCTTTACGACCTTCTCAAACAAAGCAACCTACTATTTGGATTACTACAGAAGTTAGCAATAGTAATCAAGTAATAATTCGCATTGGCGATAATGGCCCTGGTATGACTGAA
- the cobJ gene encoding precorrin-3B C(17)-methyltransferase, whose product MVNYIDGSALSKLLFEEYQPLAAIATTPTAAKLLLPLTQAIGAILWVPESLGGGQDAHPTTGDAHPTTGDAHPTTGDAHPTRKVYSGSLKEHLSNIWQENQGLIFCLATGAVVRLIAPLLEDKSRDPAVVVVDEAGKFVISLCSGHQGGADKLANAVALQLSATPIVTGASAALGLPGIDILGVPFGWHKGEGDWNKVAGVIARGESVQVFQEVGSTLWQLHLPEGHPFDFEGTEEQRSGGAGERGSGGISPKARIWISLTQRRFSPESDLPKVQWHPRVLWVGIGCERGTSKELIETAIEQVFRANHLALGAIAGIATIDLKADELGLRELYFDRNWPLRIFPAQVLRSFTVPNPSAVVEAEVGTPSVAEAAALCAAGSETLLVAKQVFRLEGQAGACTVAVAQAEQEYTGRTGKLLLVGTGPGQLNQMTPAAQTAVAQADAVIGYSLYIDLISPLLRPGQIVEALPITQEVQRAQRAIELANWGLSVAVVSSGDCGIYAMAGLVLEELQAQGWDGKTPGVQVFPGITALQAAASRVGAPLMHDFCAISLSDLLTPWEVIEKRLQAAAMADFVTALYNPRSRTRTEQIAIAQSIFLQYRDPNTPVALVKDAYRHSEQITITTLDKMLESNIDMLTTVIVGNSNTRTHAEWIITPRGYKVGEVDRH is encoded by the coding sequence TTGGTAAATTATATTGATGGTTCTGCCTTGAGTAAGTTACTTTTTGAAGAATATCAGCCGCTAGCTGCGATCGCTACCACCCCCACCGCAGCTAAACTCCTTTTGCCGCTAACTCAGGCAATCGGTGCAATTCTCTGGGTGCCAGAATCTTTGGGAGGCGGGCAAGATGCCCACCCCACAACAGGAGATGCCCACCCCACAACAGGAGATGCCCACCCCACAACAGGAGATGCCCACCCCACAAGAAAAGTTTATAGTGGTTCGCTGAAAGAACATCTATCTAATATATGGCAGGAAAATCAAGGTTTGATTTTCTGTTTGGCGACTGGTGCGGTTGTGCGATTAATTGCACCTCTGCTGGAGGATAAATCTCGCGACCCGGCGGTGGTAGTTGTTGATGAGGCGGGTAAATTTGTCATCAGTTTATGTAGCGGACATCAAGGCGGTGCTGATAAACTGGCAAATGCAGTAGCACTCCAACTTTCTGCTACACCGATCGTCACAGGTGCATCAGCAGCATTGGGATTACCGGGTATCGATATTTTGGGAGTTCCTTTCGGTTGGCATAAAGGCGAAGGTGATTGGAACAAAGTAGCTGGTGTGATTGCTAGAGGCGAATCAGTACAAGTTTTTCAGGAAGTCGGTTCGACTTTATGGCAATTGCATCTTCCCGAAGGACATCCCTTTGATTTTGAAGGAACGGAGGAACAGAGGAGCGGGGGAGCGGGAGAGCGGGGGAGCGGGGGAATCAGTCCGAAAGCGAGGATTTGGATAAGTTTGACGCAACGGAGATTTTCCCCTGAGTCGGATTTACCGAAAGTGCAGTGGCATCCCAGAGTATTGTGGGTAGGGATAGGTTGTGAAAGAGGAACATCGAAAGAATTAATCGAAACAGCGATCGAACAGGTTTTTCGGGCCAATCATTTAGCGCTTGGTGCGATCGCAGGTATTGCCACAATCGACCTAAAAGCAGATGAACTTGGGTTAAGGGAACTGTATTTTGATCGGAATTGGCCTTTACGTATTTTCCCCGCCCAAGTGTTACGTAGTTTCACTGTCCCCAATCCCTCAGCCGTTGTCGAAGCGGAAGTCGGCACTCCCAGTGTAGCTGAGGCTGCTGCTCTGTGCGCGGCGGGAAGTGAAACTCTGCTGGTTGCCAAACAAGTTTTCCGCTTGGAAGGACAAGCTGGGGCTTGTACTGTAGCGGTTGCACAAGCAGAACAAGAATACACCGGACGTACCGGAAAATTGTTGCTTGTTGGCACTGGGCCAGGACAATTAAACCAAATGACGCCAGCAGCTCAAACAGCCGTTGCACAAGCTGACGCTGTAATTGGTTACTCGCTCTACATTGACTTGATTTCGCCGCTGTTGCGTCCGGGTCAAATTGTGGAAGCTTTACCGATTACTCAGGAAGTGCAAAGAGCGCAAAGAGCGATCGAACTTGCCAATTGGGGATTATCTGTGGCAGTTGTCTCTTCTGGAGATTGCGGTATTTACGCTATGGCTGGATTGGTGCTGGAAGAATTGCAAGCGCAAGGCTGGGATGGCAAAACGCCAGGGGTGCAAGTGTTTCCAGGGATTACGGCGCTGCAAGCAGCTGCCTCTCGTGTGGGTGCGCCTTTGATGCACGACTTCTGTGCAATTAGTTTGAGCGATTTGCTCACACCTTGGGAAGTAATTGAGAAACGATTGCAAGCGGCGGCGATGGCGGATTTTGTCACGGCTTTGTACAATCCGCGATCGCGCACGCGCACCGAGCAAATTGCGATCGCTCAGTCAATCTTCTTGCAATATCGCGATCCCAATACCCCAGTTGCGCTTGTCAAAGATGCCTATCGTCATTCCGAGCAGATTACTATTACTACACTCGACAAAATGCTGGAAAGCAACATCGATATGCTGACAACTGTTATCGTCGGCAACTCGAATACCCGCACTCACGCCGAATGGATAATCACGCCACGCGGTTACAAAGTAGGCGAAGTCGATCGCCATTAG